Proteins found in one Mucilaginibacter gracilis genomic segment:
- a CDS encoding Rossmann-fold NAD(P)-binding domain-containing protein, whose translation MKKAIIVGASGLVGNELLHLLLQSSDYQEIMILVRKEMPLSHPKLLQLIVDFDNLDNWETAITGHALFCCLGTTLKKTPDLTQYRKIDHDYPLQLAQIAFGNKVKQYHLVSALGANVKSKSFYTRLKGETERDIEKVPLKAIHIYRPSLLTGNRREDRLLERIAIAAMKFINPLLTGGLQKYKSIAAATVARAMLNQSLKTEAGIFIHPSDKIKQLA comes from the coding sequence TTGAAAAAAGCTATCATAGTTGGAGCGAGCGGACTGGTTGGTAATGAATTGCTACATCTTTTATTACAATCATCTGATTATCAAGAAATTATGATTTTGGTAAGGAAGGAAATGCCTTTATCTCACCCAAAGCTTTTACAACTTATTGTTGATTTTGACAACTTAGATAACTGGGAAACGGCAATTACCGGGCACGCCCTATTTTGCTGCCTGGGTACTACGTTGAAAAAAACACCCGATTTAACACAATACCGAAAAATTGACCATGATTACCCTTTGCAATTGGCTCAAATAGCTTTTGGCAACAAGGTAAAGCAATATCATTTGGTTTCGGCACTTGGTGCAAACGTCAAATCAAAAAGCTTTTATACCAGGCTTAAAGGCGAAACCGAACGTGATATAGAAAAGGTGCCGTTAAAGGCTATACATATTTACAGGCCATCGTTATTAACAGGCAACAGAAGAGAGGATAGGCTTTTAGAACGTATTGCAATAGCAGCAATGAAATTTATAAACCCTTTATTAACAGGTGGTTTACAAAAATATAAAAGTATAGCAGCCGCAACTGTGGCACGGGCTATGCTCAATCAATCATTAAAAACCGAGGCTGGTATATTTATCCATCCTTCAGATAAAATAAAACAATTAGCGTGA